The following nucleotide sequence is from Ferruginibacter lapsinanis.
GTTCAACTCGTTCTCTTTACATTTTTGGTAAGATGATCCAACGATCGGATAGATCTTTTTATCTCTTGTGCTGTCAAGAATGTGTTGCATTCTTCCTTTTACAAGCAGATCTTTTTCTTCGCCTTTGGCATCAGGGAATTGTGATTTTACAATTCTTTCTGCCTGCGTTTTTACTTTATTTTCGTAACTGCGTACTACCCATGTATAAGACAACTCCCATATGGAGATCAGTGTCAAAGCAATCGCAAAAAACCAAACTAAGCCTTTTAGTTTCATAATCAGTGTCTTTTAGAGCTATTTTGTTAATTTTTAGAAGTTTGCAAAGATAGGGGAAAATATATATGAATAAGCTAATTGGTAATAGGCAATTAGCAATAGGCATTTAGTGATTGGCAAATAGCAGGAAAGTCCAAGAGGATCAAGGATTTAACTCGTAAACGATTTTACTCCTTAAACCTTTTAAACGTTTAAACCTTTTCCCTACCTTTGCACTCCGAAAAATCACACATTTAAAACTTAAAAAAGTGTCTAACAACCATTTATTAGCCGACAGAATCAATGCGCTGGAAGAAAGTGCAACCCTAGCCATGAGTAAAAAAAGCCGTGAAATAGCTGCTCAGGGCCATGATGTAATTAACCTTAGTGTAGGAGAGCCTGATTTTAAGACGCCTCCTCACATCTGCGAAGCAGCCAAGAAGGCGATCGATGACGGGTTTCATGCATACACCCCCGTATCCGGTATTCCTGAATTGCGTTCAGCAATCGCTGAAAAATTAAAAAGAGAGAATGGACTTGAATGGAAGGCTGAAAATATAGTAGTGTCAACAGGTGCAAAACATTCGTTGGCAAATGTGATAGAAGTATTGGTGAAAAAAGGAGAAGAAGTGATCATTTTAGGGCCTTACTGGGTAAGCTATGCTGAAATGGTGAAATTGGCGGAAGGTAAAAGCGTGATCCTGGATGGTAGCTTTGAAAATGATTTCAAAGTAACACCTGAGCAGATAGAAGCCGCCATTACTCCAAAAACAAAGATCATTATGTATGCGTCACCGAATAACCCAACGGGGTCGGTGTATAGCGAAAAAGAACTGAGGGCCATTGCAGCGATCGTTGCTAAGCATCCGAATATTTTTGTATTGGCTGATGAAATTTATGAATACATCAATTTCACTCCGGAAGGACATTTTAGTATTGGAAGTGTTCCTGAAATTAAAGACAGGGTAATTACTGTTAATGGTTTCAGTAAAGGTTTTGCAATGACCGGTTGGAGAGTTGGTTTCATTGCTGCTGCAAAATGGATCGCTGATGCAGTAGATAAATTACAAGGACAGGTTACCAGTGGTACTAATAGCATAGCTCAAAAAGCAGCTGCCATTGCTTTTACTAATATGGATGCTCCAAAAATGATGTTGGAAGCGTACAGACGTAGAAGAGACCTGGTAATTACTAAATTAAAAGAAGTGCCTGGTTTTAAAGTACGTGTACCAGACGGAGCGTTCTATGCTTTCCCTGATGTTAGTTCTTATTTTGGCAAAACAGACGGTAAAGTAACCATTAAAAATGCTGATGAATTGTGCTTGTGGTTATTAGAAACAGCTCATATAGCATTGGTAACAGGTAACGCATTTGGTGCACCAAACTGTATTCGTATCAGTACTGCTGCTGCTGATGAAAAATTGGTAGAAGCAATTGAGAGAATGAAAACAGCTTTGGCAACATTGAAGTAATAAAACGTGTATAAAAACAAAGACCGCAGTGCAAAACGCTGCGGTCTTTGTTTTTTGGGGATATGTTAGATATATGATCAGGAACTATCAGTTCGATCTGTGTTCTGACAATAATTCTTCGTGAATTTTTAAAATCTGAGGGATCAATAACTGTTGCTCATCATTGGTAATAACGTAATCGCATAAACGCATCTTAATTTCTTCGTCAATTTGTTTGTTCATTCTTGATAGAACTTCCTCACGGGTTATGTTATCCCGTTGCATGGTTCTTTGTATACGAAGGGGAGTAGGAGCATAGACCCCAATTATTTTATCGAGGTATTCCTGTGAGCCACTTTCAAAAATGATCGCTGCTTCTTTTATTGCGTAAGGAGTAGTTTGCTGATGCATCCAACTTTCAGCATCTTTTATCGTAGCCGGATGAACAAGCGAATTGAGGATAGCTAATTTCTCCGGGTCCTTAAAAACAATAGAGGAGAGGTAGGGGCGGTTTAATTGACCATTGATATAAGATGCTTCGCCAAATTTTTCCCTGATCTGTTGTTTCAGATATGGATCTTCATTCATTAATCGTTTAGAGGCATCATCAGCATAATATACAGGCACACCCAATGCTTCAAATACTTTGGCAACAACGCTTTTGCCACTGCCGATACCGCCTGTGATGCCAATTTTTAACATAAAAAATTTACGATTTGGGATTTGGGATTTGGGATTTACGATTTCCTATTTACTGTTGGCGGTTGATTGAATAAATGCCATTGTAATATAAAAACTTTTCATCTATAATGAAATCGTAAATCGTAAATCCCAAATCGTAAATAAACTATTTTGTTTCCACTACTTTATTGATTGCAGCAGACCACTCTAAACTAATAGTGCTTTTTTCAATTTTGATATAACTGCCAGGGCTTATTTCTAATTGCAGCGTACCATCTTCATTCACCTTGTTAACTGTACCATGTATTCCTGCAATAGTTACCACTTTATCACCTTTCTTCAAATCATTGATGAAAGTCTTTTGTTGTTTTGCTTTTTTAGCTTGCGGACGGATCATAAAAAGCCAGAATACTAAAATCATCAGCCCCATGAAGATCAAAGAAAAACTACTGCTGCTTTTCCCTTGAGGATCAGCCATCAAAAAAATACTAAGTAATTGCATTTTGTTATTTATTAATTGTGTTGAATAAGAAAATTATTTTTTTACTATCACTTCACCTTTTAAAAGCAGTGTAGGAAAATCCGGGTTGGTATTAGCTGTAACGGTAATGGTTTTTTCATTGTGTCCGGTTTTTCCCTGGCTATTGAATACCGCTTTAATAAAACTTATTTCGCCGGGTAAGATCGGCTTTTCTGGTTTTTCTGCTACAGTGCAACCACAACTTGCAGATGTACTGGTGATCACCATTGGTTTGGTGCCTGTGTTCTTAAACCTGAAATTGAATTCTACTTTTTCACCTTCCGTTACTGTACCAAAATTAAATACACTATCTATTAGTTGTACTGATGTAGTGTCTTTCAGTGCGGCTTTCTCCTGCATGGCTGCGTCGTCAGAAATTTTATCATTTCTTTTTACATCACAAGATACTATTACTGATAGCAAAGCGATAACAAAGATACTTCTGTTCATCGTATGGAATTTTTGCAAAGGTATTTTTAAATTTAAAATTGAATGGTATTATAACTTACTGTTTTTAAAACTGATCTTATTGATCTTGCCTTCGGTTGTTAACTCTTTATGTATATTATCAAGAATACCATTGATAAACTGACCACTCTGAGGAGTGCTGTATTCCTTCGCCAGATCTATATATTCGTTGATTGTAACTTTTGTCGGAATGGTTTCAAAGAACAGGAATTCGCAAATGCCCATTTGAATAATGATCAGATCCAGTGCGGCTATACGCTCTGCATCCCAGTTCTTTAATTTGGGTTTAAGCAATTCCATGCTTACTTCCTTTTTCTCAATCGTGGTTTGTAAAAGGTCTCTGGCAAAATCCATTTTGTCTTTACTTACAAAAATGCCAAAATCATATGACTGTGGTTTTTGCAAAAAATTCAACATCAATACATTCATCATCTCTGCATCATCATCCCAGTTAATGAATTGTTCTTCTACATGATTGATAAAGTCTTCATTAGGGAGCATCAGGTTAGAGAAAATAAATTGAAGTATTTCTCTTTCACCTTTTTTGTCTCTTGCCTGAACACTTACATATTCTTTATATTCTTCAGATTCAGCGAGTGCCTGATATGTCTTTTTTAATAATTCGGCGTCTAAAAAATGATGAGGTTTTATTTCATCTGCGGCATTTTTAAAGGAAGGTTCTTCTATGATTTTCCAAAGCAATTCATTGCCGGCAATTTTGGTATTTACATTCAGATCACCGGCGCTGGGCAAATGTTTTGATGCTTTCTGACGGGCATCTTTTTCAGAATAACGGGCTACTTCCGTTAAAAAATACACCAGGTATACAAATAGCTGTCTGCTCTGTTCTACTTGTTTTCTTAAGAGGGTCAATGCATCTTTAACCTGAACATCGTTGCTGATACTGTCTAATGTATACAGGCTTTGCATCACTTTTACCCTGATATTTCTTCTGCTGATCATTTACTAAGAACTTTATTTGAGGCTGCAAAGCTAATGGAAATACTGTTTAATCGATATTTTTATCTTACTTAGATTGATAACCAATAGTTTAAACTATTCTTCTCAATCGTTTTTCAAGTAGAAATATTCTGCTCTTTTTAGGTAAGACAATTTTGCTCTCTGCAGTTTACGATGCATATAATAAATACAGAATTCATTCAGAAACAGTCATTAATGCAGTTTTGGCATTAAGAAAAATGTAAAAAATGACAAATTTTGCTGATAAAACTGCCAACAATACTTTTTAACTCGATTGGTACGAAATTGGAGTACCTTCGCTGCCCGTTATAACGGAAATAATATAAATCAATCAAAAACTAATACAACTATGGCGAAGAAGTTAAGCATTACCCCATTACACGACAGGGTAATTGTAAAAGCTGCTGCTGCAGAAGAAAAGTCTGCCGGCGGTATCATTATCCCTGACACAGCAAAAGAAAAACCTCAACGTGGTACTGTAGTAGCTGCAGGTCCTGGTAAAAAAGACGAACCGGTTACTGTAAAAGCAGGTGATACTGTTTTGTATGGTAAATATGCAGGTACAGAGATCACTATCGAAGGTATTGAGTACCTGATCATGAGAGAGAGTGATATTCTTGCAATCGTTTAATCAATTTGGAGATTTGAAGATTTGAAGATTTGATAATGTTTTAATAGTAATCAGGTCTTTAAATTAGCAAGCTCCGAAATTTCCAAATCACCAAATCACCAAATTTCCAAATCATCAAATTAAATACAATGGCAAAATTAATATACTTCGATATTGAAGCCCGTAACAAAATGAAAAAGGGCGTTGATACTTTAGCAAACGCAGTTAAAGTAACACTTGGACCAAAAGGTCGTAATGTAGTAATAGAAAAAAAATTCGGTTCTCCATCAGTAACTAAAGATGGTGTTACCGTTGCAAAAGAAATTGAACTGGAAGATCCTATTGAAAACATGGGTGCTCAAATGGTAAAAGAAGTTGCATCAAAAACTGCAGATATCGCAGGTGATGGTACAACAACTGCAACTGTATTAGCACAAGCTATTATCGGCGAAGGGTTGAAAATGGTTGCTGCAGGAGCAAATCCAATGGATCTGAAACGTGGTATTGATAAAGCAGTTTCTTTAGTAGTAGAAAATTTAAAAAATCAATCTCAAACTGTTGGTAACGACAGTAAAAAAATACAGCAGGTTGCAACTATCTCTGCTAACAACGACGAAACCATCGGTAAATTGATTGCTGAAGCTTTTGCAAAAGTTGGTAAAGAAGGCGTGATCACTGTTGAAGAAGCAAAAGGTACTGACACAACTGTTGATATCGTAGAAGGTATGCAATTCGATCGTGGATATGTATCTCCATACTTTGTAACCAACAGTGAAAAAATGCAAACTGAATTGCAAAATCCTTATATCTTAATTTATGATAAAAAGATTTCTGCAATGAAAGACATTCTTCATATCCTGGAGAAAGTTGCACAAAGCGGTCGTCCGTTATTAATTATTGCGGAAGATCTGGAAGGAGAAGCATTGGCTACATTAGTGGTGAACAAATTACGTGGTACTATTAAAGTAGCTGCTGTAAAAGCTCCTGGTTTTGGCGACAGAAGAAAAGAAATGCTAACGGATATCGCTATTCTGACTGCAGGTACTGTTATCAGCGAAGAATTAGGACATAAATTAGAAGGAGCTGATCTGACTTCTCTTGGACAAGCTGCTTCAGTAACAATTGATAAAGATAACACAACCATCGTTGGTGGTAAAGGTGCTAAAAAAGATATCCTTGCTCGTGTTAATCAAATCAAAGCACAAGTAGAAAATACAACTTCAGATTACGATAAAGAAAAATTACAAGAACGCCTTGCTAAATTAGCAGGTGGGGTTGCGGTGCTTTACGTAGGTGCTGCTACAGAAGTTGAAATGAAAGAAAAGAAAGACAGAGTAGATGATGCATTACATGCAACAAGAGCTGCTGTTGAAGAAGGTATCGTACCAGGCGGTGGTGTAGCTTACATCCGTGCAGTTGAAAGCCTTGAACCAAAAGTAAAAGGCCAAATTGCAGATGAGCAAACAGGTATGGCAATCGTTCGCCGTGCTTTAGAAGCACCGATCCGGACACTTACTTCTAACGCTGGTATCGATGGTTCGATCGTTGTACAAAAGATCAGAGAAGGCAAAGGAGATTTTGGTTTCAATGCAAGAACTGAAGTGTACGAAAACCTGTTCAAAGCAGGTGTTATCGATCCAACTAAAGTAAGCCGTGTTGCTTTAGAAAATGCAGCAAGCATTGCAGGTATGTTGTTAACTACCGAATGTGTAATTGCCGACAAACCTAAAGATGAAGCTCCTCACATGGGTGGCGGTGCTCCTGATATGGGTGGCATGGGCTACTAATTAATTGATAATTTATAATTGATAATAAAAGTCCCTTCTGCGAAAGCTTGAGGGACTTTTAGATAACGCTTTTCTCTAACAATTAAAATGTATGACTTATGAAAAAAAGATTACAACATTGGTATTGTTACCTGAAAAAAATTGCAGGCTTGCACAAAAATGATTACTGGGATAATAATCCATTTGTAATCCATTAATTATGGCTGCCGTATTTAAATCCCCGTTATGCTTCGTATATCGGGGATTTTTATTTCGATACTTTTTTGCCTTGAAACAAAAAGTAAATACAAAAGTTAAAAAACAGCTAACATCATCTAAATAAAAACATAAAAATCTCCAACACACAAAACATTTAACACAAAAAATTATTACCCCAGCAACCAACACAATACTTTTAGTTTCTTAATAAAACTAAAAATTATGTATCAAAAGCCATCAGCTGCATTCGTCGGCGCATCATGGATCGCTTTAGGCGTGGGTATGTTAGGATTTGTCATTGGTCTTTGGAGGGCTGAAATGGCACTCAATGAAAAAGGGTATTATTTCACCATTTTAATGTTTGGTCTATTTGCTGCTGTTTCTTTACAAAAATGTGTAAGAGACAGATTGGAAGGTATGTTTGTAACAGATATTTATTATGGGTTAAGCTGGTTCGCTACCATACTCTCTATCATTCTGTTAGTAGTAGGTTTATGGAATGCAACATTTTTGCCCAGTGAAAAAGGCTTTTATGCTTTTGCATTTTTACTCAGTATGTTTGGCGCAATCACGGTGCAGAAAAATACAAGAGATAGTCGTGATGTAGTTGAAAATGTAAGAGAGTTGTAAAAATAAAACCCCGTTACTTTCTAGTAACGGGGTTTTATGTAATCATTGTAATATAATTAATGTGTCTTTGTCTCAAAATCAAATTCAGGCGTAGCATCAAAATTTTTAGGGTCATCGCCATAATTGTTGGAAAATCTATCTCCATCGGTAAATAACCATACCAATAAAATAATGGGCCCTACCAATGGAATAAGTCCTATAAAATAATACCATCCACTTTTATTCAGATCGTGTAAACGTCTTACGGTAACTGCCAGGCCTGGAACCAGTGTTGCCAATGCAACTAATCCATAAACAGAAAGGCCTAATATTGATAAGCCGGTGCTTTCGCTGGCGGCGCCTGCAATTCCCATTATGTAAAAAGGAATAATGATCAAAAAATTACATAAAGCAAAATACCAGTATTCTGCTCTTCTGGCCCTGCCGCTGAAATTGGCGTAATTTTTCAGGACAACTTTTTTCCACCAGTCCAGCATGTTGTAGTCAGATTCATGTTTTTCCATGTTGTTAGTTTTTGGTTTGAGTAACAATGATAATAAATTTTATTTATTTTTTTATTCCTTTTTGTAGGTATATATAACGGGGATAAATAATAAGGCAAGGCAATCTGCGGAAAATTTTCAGGAATAATTGTATAACCGGGCAATGTTAACCCTTTCCCAAAAAGATGCCAATAAATTTGGCAAATATAAGTTTGTGGCTATCTTGCCGCCAAATAAAACAAAATGCAAAAATTTTCTACTTTTCTTAATGTGATTCTGTTGGTGGCAGTAGCTGTATTATATTACCTGTATTTTGCTTCGGGCAAAAAAAATGCTTCAGGTAAGGTTGTTGCCGGCGCAGTAAATATAAAAGATACAGGTGCCAGAAAGATACCTGTTGTTGCATATGTTGAGTTGGATTCCTTGAATGCAAATGTGAATTTTATAAAGCAACGCAAAGCCGAACTGGAAGCTGAACAGAAAAGCATTGTAGCTGAGTATGAAGGAGCTTATCAGAATTTAGAGGCTGAAAAAAATAATTTCCTGAAAAGAGGGAATGCCATTACACAACAAGAAGCTCAGGCGTTTCAGGAAAAATTAATGCAAAAACAACAGGATATAGAAGCGGCTAAACAAGCTAAGGGACAACGTTTGGCAGAAAGAGGCGCAAAGATCATGGAAGATATGCAGGCAAAATTGAAAGACTTTTTAAACGAATACAATAAAGAAAAAGGCTATACGTATATTTTAGCTACAGGTACAGGGTTGGATT
It contains:
- a CDS encoding pyridoxal phosphate-dependent aminotransferase; its protein translation is MSNNHLLADRINALEESATLAMSKKSREIAAQGHDVINLSVGEPDFKTPPHICEAAKKAIDDGFHAYTPVSGIPELRSAIAEKLKRENGLEWKAENIVVSTGAKHSLANVIEVLVKKGEEVIILGPYWVSYAEMVKLAEGKSVILDGSFENDFKVTPEQIEAAITPKTKIIMYASPNNPTGSVYSEKELRAIAAIVAKHPNIFVLADEIYEYINFTPEGHFSIGSVPEIKDRVITVNGFSKGFAMTGWRVGFIAAAKWIADAVDKLQGQVTSGTNSIAQKAAAIAFTNMDAPKMMLEAYRRRRDLVITKLKEVPGFKVRVPDGAFYAFPDVSSYFGKTDGKVTIKNADELCLWLLETAHIALVTGNAFGAPNCIRISTAAADEKLVEAIERMKTALATLK
- the coaE gene encoding dephospho-CoA kinase (Dephospho-CoA kinase (CoaE) performs the final step in coenzyme A biosynthesis.) — protein: MLKIGITGGIGSGKSVVAKVFEALGVPVYYADDASKRLMNEDPYLKQQIREKFGEASYINGQLNRPYLSSIVFKDPEKLAILNSLVHPATIKDAESWMHQQTTPYAIKEAAIIFESGSQEYLDKIIGVYAPTPLRIQRTMQRDNITREEVLSRMNKQIDEEIKMRLCDYVITNDEQQLLIPQILKIHEELLSEHRSN
- the yajC gene encoding preprotein translocase subunit YajC — encoded protein: MQLLSIFLMADPQGKSSSSFSLIFMGLMILVFWLFMIRPQAKKAKQQKTFINDLKKGDKVVTIAGIHGTVNKVNEDGTLQLEISPGSYIKIEKSTISLEWSAAINKVVETK
- a CDS encoding DUF1573 domain-containing protein: MNRSIFVIALLSVIVSCDVKRNDKISDDAAMQEKAALKDTTSVQLIDSVFNFGTVTEGEKVEFNFRFKNTGTKPMVITSTSASCGCTVAEKPEKPILPGEISFIKAVFNSQGKTGHNEKTITVTANTNPDFPTLLLKGEVIVKK
- the nusB gene encoding transcription antitermination factor NusB; its protein translation is MISRRNIRVKVMQSLYTLDSISNDVQVKDALTLLRKQVEQSRQLFVYLVYFLTEVARYSEKDARQKASKHLPSAGDLNVNTKIAGNELLWKIIEEPSFKNAADEIKPHHFLDAELLKKTYQALAESEEYKEYVSVQARDKKGEREILQFIFSNLMLPNEDFINHVEEQFINWDDDAEMMNVLMLNFLQKPQSYDFGIFVSKDKMDFARDLLQTTIEKKEVSMELLKPKLKNWDAERIAALDLIIIQMGICEFLFFETIPTKVTINEYIDLAKEYSTPQSGQFINGILDNIHKELTTEGKINKISFKNSKL
- a CDS encoding co-chaperone GroES, with amino-acid sequence MAKKLSITPLHDRVIVKAAAAEEKSAGGIIIPDTAKEKPQRGTVVAAGPGKKDEPVTVKAGDTVLYGKYAGTEITIEGIEYLIMRESDILAIV
- the groL gene encoding chaperonin GroEL (60 kDa chaperone family; promotes refolding of misfolded polypeptides especially under stressful conditions; forms two stacked rings of heptamers to form a barrel-shaped 14mer; ends can be capped by GroES; misfolded proteins enter the barrel where they are refolded when GroES binds): MAKLIYFDIEARNKMKKGVDTLANAVKVTLGPKGRNVVIEKKFGSPSVTKDGVTVAKEIELEDPIENMGAQMVKEVASKTADIAGDGTTTATVLAQAIIGEGLKMVAAGANPMDLKRGIDKAVSLVVENLKNQSQTVGNDSKKIQQVATISANNDETIGKLIAEAFAKVGKEGVITVEEAKGTDTTVDIVEGMQFDRGYVSPYFVTNSEKMQTELQNPYILIYDKKISAMKDILHILEKVAQSGRPLLIIAEDLEGEALATLVVNKLRGTIKVAAVKAPGFGDRRKEMLTDIAILTAGTVISEELGHKLEGADLTSLGQAASVTIDKDNTTIVGGKGAKKDILARVNQIKAQVENTTSDYDKEKLQERLAKLAGGVAVLYVGAATEVEMKEKKDRVDDALHATRAAVEEGIVPGGGVAYIRAVESLEPKVKGQIADEQTGMAIVRRALEAPIRTLTSNAGIDGSIVVQKIREGKGDFGFNARTEVYENLFKAGVIDPTKVSRVALENAASIAGMLLTTECVIADKPKDEAPHMGGGAPDMGGMGY
- the yiaA gene encoding inner membrane protein YiaA yields the protein MYQKPSAAFVGASWIALGVGMLGFVIGLWRAEMALNEKGYYFTILMFGLFAAVSLQKCVRDRLEGMFVTDIYYGLSWFATILSIILLVVGLWNATFLPSEKGFYAFAFLLSMFGAITVQKNTRDSRDVVENVREL
- a CDS encoding DUF805 domain-containing protein — its product is MEKHESDYNMLDWWKKVVLKNYANFSGRARRAEYWYFALCNFLIIIPFYIMGIAGAASESTGLSILGLSVYGLVALATLVPGLAVTVRRLHDLNKSGWYYFIGLIPLVGPIILLVWLFTDGDRFSNNYGDDPKNFDATPEFDFETKTH
- a CDS encoding OmpH family outer membrane protein produces the protein MQKFSTFLNVILLVAVAVLYYLYFASGKKNASGKVVAGAVNIKDTGARKIPVVAYVELDSLNANVNFIKQRKAELEAEQKSIVAEYEGAYQNLEAEKNNFLKRGNAITQQEAQAFQEKLMQKQQDIEAAKQAKGQRLAERGAKIMEDMQAKLKDFLNEYNKEKGYTYILATGTGLDYIFYKDSTLNITPEIVKGLNEKMNKSGK